The genomic window TTTATGGCCTTTAGTGCTGAAGACTTCGCATTTAACTCAGATGGAGCTTGTCCAACTTGTGAGGGTACTGGAACGTTGAAACAGTTGGAACAATCAAAGATCATCCCGGACGAAAATCTTTCAATTGAAGAAGGAGCCATCCGTTCTTGGGGGTTGCCAGGACGTTCCATGCAGCAGCCTATCGCTCGTGAATTAGGAGTCAGAACTGACGTCCCATTTAAGGACTTGACTGACAAGGAAAAAGACATTTTGCTGCACGGTAAAGGGGTTAAAAGAAAGATCACTTTGCCAACCTCAACAGGTAAAGCTTTTACCCTCAACGCTCTTTATGAGAATGCTTTTGATGCTGTCCGACACAGTCTTGAATCAACTAAAAATGAAAACACATTGACTCGTTTGGGCAGATTTTACACTGTTAAAACTTGTCCTACTTGTGGAGGGAGTCGTTTCAATCCAAAATTGTTTACTAATCATTTAGTTGATAAAAATATTGCTGAAGTCTGCGAATTCACTGTTAGCGAGCTACAAGATTTTTGTCAAAAGATCATGGATTGGCTGCCTGATGAAATGCAAAAATTAGGTAAAAATTTGACCACCGAATTGCTCGACCTATTATCGCCAATCGATGATTTGGGTCTGAACTATTTGTCTCTTACTAGAGCTGGAAATACATTGTCGACTGGTGAGCTGCAACGTATTCAATTAGCTAGAACGATCAGAAACCAAATGACCGGAGTATTGTACGTTCTTGATGAACCCAGTGTCGGCTTACATGCAGCAAATGTTGCCGGCTTGATCAAAATCCTCAAAGAGTTAGTACGACTGGGGAATTCTTTGATCGTAGTTGATCACGATACCAGTATCATTGCTGCAGCTGATTACGTGATCGAGATTGGACCTGACTCAGGTGCTGATGGTGGTCGAGTTATCACTCAAGGAACTGTCGATCAGATTAAATCCCAACCTAGTTCGATTATTGAACCTTATTTGACCGGTCAAGCTGACATCATCAAACATCCACAGCGACAAGAAATTTTTAAAAAAGGCGAGATCAGCGTTGATATCTCGGATCGATTCAACATTCATAACATGCATGCTAAATTTGCCAAAGAACGATTGAATCTAGTAACAGGAATGTCTGGTTCTGGTAAAACCACACTGATTTTTGATAGTTTGATTCCAGCATTAGATCATGTCATCAAGCACGATTCGATGCCAGATTATGTCTCAAACGTTGAAGCTGGAGATGTTAAAAATATCGTCACAGTCGACTCAGTCCCAATCGGTAAAAACGTGCGCTCAACTGTGGCCACTTACAGCAAAGTACTAGACGAAGTTAGAAAACTTTTTGCCAAAACGGACGCTGCTAAAAATAAACATTTCACTGCTTCGAATTTTTCATACAATAATAAAGAAGGTGCTTGCCCTAATTGTGGAGGTACCGGCGTTATCACGTTAGATATCCAGTATTTGCCAGATATGGTCGAAACATGCCCAGTCTGCCATGGGAATCGTTATAAGAAAGAAATCCTAGACATTACTTGGCACGGGAAAAATTTAGCCGAGATATTAAATATGTCAGTCAAAGAGGCAACCGGATTTTTTGAAGACGATACCCGGATCCACAACATCTTAGAAGTGATCGACAATATTGGATTAAGCTATTTGAAACTTGGCGAAAGCACACCTACCCTTTCTGGAGGCGAGGCTCAACGTTTGAAATTAGTCACCTATATGAAACGTAGTCAGAAAAACACGCTATTTATTTTTGACGAACCAAGTGTCGGATTACATCCCAAAGACGTTTCTGTTTTGATCGACGTAATGGACCAATTATTGAAGCATCGTGCAACTGTCATCGTGATCGAACACGACTTAGACTTGATTGCTAATGCAGACTATATCAACGATCTTGGTCCCGAAGGTGGGATCAATGGTGGAAAAATAGTTGCTACTGGTACGCCAAAAGATATTTGTTACAATAAAGAAAGCGTTACCGGCAAATATCTCAAAGAACATCTTGAGTTGTTTAATTTGCTGTAAATCTAAGTTTTGGGGGAAATACCATGAAAAAAAGTTTACAAGCTACCGTTGCTGCAATAGCAATCGCTATTTTTAGTTTGGGGATCTCAGCAACGCCAGCCTCTGCAGCACCAAAAGTTAAAAACATGGTCTCGATTGAAAAAGAGATCAAGAAAGCATCGCCCAAGAATCCAATTATTTTTTCACATCGTGGCAGTCCTTACAACAGTCCAGAGCATAGTTTTGCTGGCTATGACCACGCTATTAAAGATGGCAGTCACTTTATCGAACAAGACGTTTGGCTCAGTAAAGATGGCAAATTATACGTGACTCACGATGACAATTTGAAACGAACTACCGGTAAAGACATCAATGTTTCAAAATCTACTTCTAGCGAGTTAAATAAAGTCAAGCTTAGAAATGGCGAACCTTTGCATCAATTAAAGGACGTTTTCGCCCACTATAAGAAAAATGTTCACTACATTATCGAAGCTAAAAAAAATGACGGCGACAACACCGACACTGAAAAAGCATTGGCAACGCAATTAGATAATTCTAAGATGAACAAAAACGTCATCATTCAAGATACCGACGTTAACGGAATTGAGTTGTTGCACAGCTTCAAGAATCAAAAGAATGTCCCATATCTTTGGTTAATGGAAGCATCTGGCGAGAATGAATACTTATCAATGATCCAAGGTGCTCCAAAGTACATCAAATTCTTGTCAATGGACGCCGAACAAGCAACGCCAAAATTGATGAAGGCTATCAACAAACGCGGTATGCTATCGGACCTATGGACCATCCAAACATACAACGACAATTACAACGCCATCAAGGTAAATAAGACCGATAGTCTATTCACTAACAATACAAAAGAAACAAAAGCATTGATAAAAGACTGGAAATAAAAAGAGCGTAAAAAAACAAGTTTTGAGGCAAGAACATAAGACAAGCCAATACGGAGTCGGTCCGTAAGACCGAAGGAGTGTTGGATTGGCTTATGTGCACTGCCTCATTGTTTTTTTACGCGTTTATACCCGATTTGAATGCGGAGCATAAGATCAGAAAGGTGGAGGGGGACTGTTCCCCCGTAACCTTTTTGATCTTATGCAGTAGCATTCAGGGTGTCGTTTACGCGTTTCCACTATAAAAATAAAAGCGACCAGCAAAAAAGCATCCCCGAGGAAAGGGATGCTTTTTTAATCAATTTAAATTTTTGGAAGGAATTTAAATTTTGATTTTAGTGCTTTAGCTTTTGGTACTTTGGTACTTTCGTGAAGGATGGTACTAATGCTCGATATTCTTGCCTGAATATTCATCAACCAAGATATCTTTTAGTTCTGAGATCAATGGTTCTTTAGGATTTGCAAAGGAGAATTGATCAGCAAAGGCGTTTTCTGATAGCTCATCGACTTTTTGTTCAAATTGTGCTTTATCAACACCGTTATCTTTCAAACTTAATTTGATGTCGACTGAGTGAGCTAATTCAACAATCTTCTTGATCAAGGCCTCTTTGAGATCCTCATTGGAGGAACCATTCAAGCCAATGTATCTTGCTAATGAAGCATAATCTTCATCAGCTCTAAAGTGCTCGTATTTTGGCCACATAGCAATCTTTGTTGGTTGCTTGAAATTATATCTTATCACTTGAGGGAGTGAAATGATAACCCCAAGACCATGAGAAAGGCCAAATTCGTTATAAAGTACATCTGCTAGTGAATGGCCAACACCAGCAAAGGCGTTTGCAAATGACATTCCAGCAAGAGCTGAAGCATTGTGCAATTCTGCTTGTGCATCAACGTCTCCGTCATAAGCTTTCTTCAAATTATCAACGACCAGCTTCAAGGCTTGCATAGCATATGGACGTGTATAATCTGAAGCCATGTTTGAAACAAACGATTCAACCGCATTGTTCAATACTTCTAATCCAGCAATCGCAATGATATGTTTAGGCATTGATTCAACAAATTGCGAATCGATGATTGCAACGTCAGGCGTCAATGCATAATCAGCGATTGGATACTTAACGTTGGTACGATTGTCAGTAATATTAGAAAATGGCGTTACTTCTGAACCAGTTCCATAAGTTGTTGGAATAGCGACAAATTGAGCTTTTTCAGGCTTAGGGAACTTGTAGGTACGTTTTCTAATATCAATGAAGCCTTGTTCTGCTCCAAACAAGTCAACATCTGGATGTTCGTAGAACAACCACATATCTTTAGCAGCGTTCATCGTTGAACCGCCACCTAAAGCAATGATGGTATCTGGTTTGAAGATGTTCATCTGAGTTACGCCACGTCCAACCATATCAGTGGATGTTACGTATTCTACATCAGAGAATAAGGTATATTCAACTGGATGTTTTCTCCGTTTGAGTTCGTCAACAACTGTATCGACATATCCAAGTTGAACCATGTTAGGATCTGCAACAATCATTGCACGGTGGATACCTTCCATATCTTCCAAGTAACGTACAGAGGTTTTTTCAAAGTATACTTTAGGCTGTTTGATCCATTGCATGTTGTTTCTCCGTCTTGCGATAGTCTTGATATTCAAAAGATCGAATGATGAGACATTATGTGAAATAGAATTTTTACCCCATGAACCTGTTCCTAGTGTTAGTGATGGGATCATCTCATTGTAAAGATTTCCGATACCACCGATTGCTGAAGGAGTGTTGACTAGGACACGACTGGCTAACATCTTTACGCCATATTCAGTGGCTAACTTCTCATCCATCGTATGAATGGCAGCTGTATGACCGAGGCCACCGTGATGGAGTAAGGCGTCAGCTTTCTTGAAGGCATCTTCGTGACTAGTTGACTTATAAATTGAGATTACTGGAGAAAGTTTTTCGCTAGATAATGGTTCGTCGTCACCGATCTTAGTTAATTCAACAGCTAAGACTTTAGTATCGTCAGGAACTTTGATTCCAGCAAGTTTAGCAATCTTCAAGGCAGATGCGCCGGCGATTGGTCCTTTGACTCCACCTTGAGGTCTAAACATTGTTTCGGCTAAGGCTTTATAATCAGCCTTCTTTAAAAAGGTAACATGCATCTTTTCCATTTCTTTTTTGACATCATTGTAAATTTCTTTATCAACAATGGCACTATTTTCAGATGCACAAACCATTCCGTTATCAAAAGTCTTTGAAAGTACGATATCATTAACTGCACGTCTGATATTTGCTGTTTTTTCGATATAGGCTGGTCCATTACCAGGTCCAACACCTAACGCAGGCTTACCTGTTGAATAAGCAGCTTTGACCATTCCAGGGCCACCAGTGGCAAGAACACTTGCAACGCCTTCATGATTGATCAAATAAGAAGTAGCTTCGATCGATGGCTTCTCGATCCATTGGATGATACCTTCTGGTGCACCAGCTTTAATGGCTGCTTCATACATTACTTTTCCGGCAGCAACTGAACAATTTTGTGCTTGAGGATGGAATCCAAAGATGATCGGATTACGAGTCTTTACAGCAATCAATGATTTGAACATTGTTGTTGAAGTTGGGTTTGTAACCGGTGTGACACCAGCTAAAACGCCAAGTGGTTCAGCAACTTTGATCAAGCGATGTTCTTTGTCATCTTCAATGATCCCGACTGTCTTATCACGTTTGATCGAATGCCAGATCTCTTCGGTAGCAAACATATTTTTGATAACTTTATCTTCAGTCACGCCGCGACCAGTTTCTTGATAAGCCATCTTAGCTAGTTTCAAACTAGCGTTAAGTCCGGCAATTGCCATTTGATGGACTATATGGTCGACCTTTTCTTGGGTAAAGTCATCCATGGCCTCCAATGCCCCATGTGCCTTGTCGACCATTTTATCGATCGTCTTGGAGACCTCTTCTTCGTTAACTTTCTTATTATCCTTTAGCATACAAAATCCTCCAAACAATTCATAAGTTTGTTAAACCATTCACGTTATTTATTTCACATACTTATATTAACACCGGAATTTTCATTTGCAAGTTTTTTCACTTACTTTTTGAAAGTTTTTATATTTGTATACGCTTACATAATTATTATTATATTAAGTAAAGATAATCTCTGGTCAAAGATTGTTATCATAGGAATCTAACTTCCTGG from Companilactobacillus sp. includes these protein-coding regions:
- a CDS encoding glycerophosphodiester phosphodiesterase, coding for MKKSLQATVAAIAIAIFSLGISATPASAAPKVKNMVSIEKEIKKASPKNPIIFSHRGSPYNSPEHSFAGYDHAIKDGSHFIEQDVWLSKDGKLYVTHDDNLKRTTGKDINVSKSTSSELNKVKLRNGEPLHQLKDVFAHYKKNVHYIIEAKKNDGDNTDTEKALATQLDNSKMNKNVIIQDTDVNGIELLHSFKNQKNVPYLWLMEASGENEYLSMIQGAPKYIKFLSMDAEQATPKLMKAINKRGMLSDLWTIQTYNDNYNAIKVNKTDSLFTNNTKETKALIKDWK
- the adhE gene encoding bifunctional acetaldehyde-CoA/alcohol dehydrogenase translates to MLKDNKKVNEEEVSKTIDKMVDKAHGALEAMDDFTQEKVDHIVHQMAIAGLNASLKLAKMAYQETGRGVTEDKVIKNMFATEEIWHSIKRDKTVGIIEDDKEHRLIKVAEPLGVLAGVTPVTNPTSTTMFKSLIAVKTRNPIIFGFHPQAQNCSVAAGKVMYEAAIKAGAPEGIIQWIEKPSIEATSYLINHEGVASVLATGGPGMVKAAYSTGKPALGVGPGNGPAYIEKTANIRRAVNDIVLSKTFDNGMVCASENSAIVDKEIYNDVKKEMEKMHVTFLKKADYKALAETMFRPQGGVKGPIAGASALKIAKLAGIKVPDDTKVLAVELTKIGDDEPLSSEKLSPVISIYKSTSHEDAFKKADALLHHGGLGHTAAIHTMDEKLATEYGVKMLASRVLVNTPSAIGGIGNLYNEMIPSLTLGTGSWGKNSISHNVSSFDLLNIKTIARRRNNMQWIKQPKVYFEKTSVRYLEDMEGIHRAMIVADPNMVQLGYVDTVVDELKRRKHPVEYTLFSDVEYVTSTDMVGRGVTQMNIFKPDTIIALGGGSTMNAAKDMWLFYEHPDVDLFGAEQGFIDIRKRTYKFPKPEKAQFVAIPTTYGTGSEVTPFSNITDNRTNVKYPIADYALTPDVAIIDSQFVESMPKHIIAIAGLEVLNNAVESFVSNMASDYTRPYAMQALKLVVDNLKKAYDGDVDAQAELHNASALAGMSFANAFAGVGHSLADVLYNEFGLSHGLGVIISLPQVIRYNFKQPTKIAMWPKYEHFRADEDYASLARYIGLNGSSNEDLKEALIKKIVELAHSVDIKLSLKDNGVDKAQFEQKVDELSENAFADQFSFANPKEPLISELKDILVDEYSGKNIEH
- a CDS encoding excinuclease ABC subunit UvrA; this translates as MQIRHKNYIPDNIEVRGANANNLKNLDIDIPLNSFVAITGVSGSGKSSLAMDTIYSEGARKYLNALSTYTRRRIAQVGRSDVKEIKNLPSTIALRQRPTVPGMRSTVGTMTESLNILRLMFSRLSSVVCPNGHRLDPTLKISEVMDLPTSDEQMGELTCPVCGAKFMAFSAEDFAFNSDGACPTCEGTGTLKQLEQSKIIPDENLSIEEGAIRSWGLPGRSMQQPIARELGVRTDVPFKDLTDKEKDILLHGKGVKRKITLPTSTGKAFTLNALYENAFDAVRHSLESTKNENTLTRLGRFYTVKTCPTCGGSRFNPKLFTNHLVDKNIAEVCEFTVSELQDFCQKIMDWLPDEMQKLGKNLTTELLDLLSPIDDLGLNYLSLTRAGNTLSTGELQRIQLARTIRNQMTGVLYVLDEPSVGLHAANVAGLIKILKELVRLGNSLIVVDHDTSIIAAADYVIEIGPDSGADGGRVITQGTVDQIKSQPSSIIEPYLTGQADIIKHPQRQEIFKKGEISVDISDRFNIHNMHAKFAKERLNLVTGMSGSGKTTLIFDSLIPALDHVIKHDSMPDYVSNVEAGDVKNIVTVDSVPIGKNVRSTVATYSKVLDEVRKLFAKTDAAKNKHFTASNFSYNNKEGACPNCGGTGVITLDIQYLPDMVETCPVCHGNRYKKEILDITWHGKNLAEILNMSVKEATGFFEDDTRIHNILEVIDNIGLSYLKLGESTPTLSGGEAQRLKLVTYMKRSQKNTLFIFDEPSVGLHPKDVSVLIDVMDQLLKHRATVIVIEHDLDLIANADYINDLGPEGGINGGKIVATGTPKDICYNKESVTGKYLKEHLELFNLL